The Candidatus Poribacteria bacterium region CGGCAAGCACTCGGTGAAGAGGAATTGGAAATTCCGGAGGGTGGGTATCAAGGCGAATACCTCCGGGAGTTCGCCCAGACTATCGCTGACACGGAGGGGGATGCCTATCTTCAACTTGGGACAGAAGAACGGGTGGCAACTTTCCGGAATAAAGGCATTGCCTACATCTTGGCGCAACAGAAGAAATCTTTGGAGCGTTTTGGTGTCGATTTCGATGTCTGGTCGAGTGAAAAAGCGATTCGCGAAAGTGGCAAACCGGAGGAAATTATTGAACTGTTCCGCGATAAAACGTATCTCTACGAAGCGGAAGGCGCGACGTGGTTTCGGATGACAGATTTTGGTGATGATAAGGACTGTGTCGTCATAAAAAGCGACGGAGAATATACCTATTTTGTGCCGGATGCCGCCTATCATCGCGATAAATTTGACCGAGGTTTTACTACAGTCATTGACCTGCTTGGACCGGATCACCAAGGGCATATCAGCCATCTCAAAAACTTTGCGAAAGCGATGGGTTTACCCGACGACTGGCTCGAAATCTTTATCATCCAATGGGTGAACCTTGTTGATGCAGAGGGCAGGCGATCAGAGATGTCAAAACGTCAAGGTAAGTTTCTGACCCTTGATGACCTCATTGACGAACTCGCCGAGACCGTCGGCGAACAATTTGCGGTGGATGTCGCTCGCTATTTCTTCCTCATGCGTGCTAACAATACCCATCTCGATTTCAATATGGAATTGGCGGTCACGCATGCCAGCGAAAATCCTGTCTTTTATATCCAATACGCCCATGCACGGTGCTGTAGCATCTTTGAGCAGGGAGATGAGCAGGGAATTAGGTCGAAACCTATTGAAGCCGTCCCTCTGAATCGACTCACAGAACCGATGGAACATGAATTGATTCGGAAGTTAGCCGACTTCCCATCCGCCGTGCTTTTGAGCGCGGAAGCACGGGAAGCGCATCGCGTTGTACACTATTTACACGAACTCGCAGGAATTTTTCATCCGTACTACAACCAACACCGGGTCCTTGATCCCGCAGACATGGAAAAGACGTACGCACGGCTCATTCTGATACAGGGTGTGCAAAGCGTATTGAAAAACGGGTTAACGCTTTTAGGCATTTCCGCGCCTGTCTCTATGTAAAGGGTAGTTTGGAAATGCCAAACTGTGAGCAAATAATTTTCAGTTTTGGCTTCGGATAGACACAATTTCTTCTAAGTATGTTAGTTTTTCAAATGTGTTAACTCAAGTTGCCACTTACACTTATTTATAGACATAGCACTCCGCTGGAGTGCTAGGGTTTGAATGCCCCATTTTCTACTCTCACTGCGAGGCAATATCACCCCTACGGGGTGAAGAAACGTGCCAAAAAGGGTTCTTCAAACGCGTAGAATTCGTTAGTAGCAATTTAGGTTATGTTAGCACTTTTAAAGCAGACACTGAAAAATCACACACCTCTTGTAACTGATAACCGGTAACTGACAACTATTACAGGAAAAATATGACGATGGATTATAGAAAAACCGACAAGGCGCACGTGTGGCATCCACTGTTTCAGCATCAACGCCTTGAGGAAACAACGTTAGTCGTTTTTGAATCGGCACACGGGACAACGCTTGTAGACGCGGAAGGGCGTGAGTACTTGGATGCCTACTCGGCACTCTGGAACGTCAATGTCGGTTATGGTAGACAAGAGATTGCGGATGCTGTCTATGCACAGATACAGCAGTTGCCTTATTATCCACACTCGCAGATTAACGTCCCTGCCACGGTGTTAGCGGAACAGCTCGCGGCATGTCTTCCGGGTGATTTGAACCATGTCTTTTTCTGCAACAGCGGTTCGGAGGCAAATGAAACCGCCATCAAAATGGCACGGCAGTACGGCAGACAAACCTATCCGGGTGAGAATCGCTACAAAATTATCAGTCGGTATCGTGGTTACCACGGATTTACGTACGGTGCTTTGTCAGCAACAGGGCAGTCACGCAGACGGAAGGCTTTTGAGCCACTCGTTCCGGGGTTTATACACGCGCATCCACCTTACTGCCACCGATGTCCTATCGGATTGGACTATCCATCTTGTGGCACTGAGTGTGCTGATGAGATTGAACGGATAATTCGGTGGGAGGGACCCGAAACAGTCATTGCTGTCATTGCTGAGCCTATCATCGGTGGCGGGGGTGTGATTGTCCCACCAGATGACTATCTTCCGAAACTGAGGCAAATCTGTGACGACTACGGTTTATTGCTCATCCTTGACGAGGTCATCACCGGCTTTGGACGCACTGGAAAGATGTTTGCCTGTGAGCATTGGGACGTACAGCCCGACCTTATTACGTTAGCAAAGGGGCTGACGAGCGGTTATCTGCCGCTCGGTGCTTGTGTCGCCTCAGCAACGGTTTTCGATGCATTCCTCGGCGAGAGCGATGAAAACAAAGAATTCGCTCAGGTCTGTACCTACGGTGGACATCCAGTGGCGTGTGCTGCCGGTATTGCGAACCTTGAGATTCTCCAAAGGGAGCAGCTCTGGAAAAATTCGGAAAAGGTGGGTGCACATCTGCTCTCGAAATTAGAAACGTTGCGTGATTTACCCATTGTTAGTGATGTTCGTGGCAAAGGGTTGATGATAGCCGTAGAATTTGTCCAAACTGATGGGATGCCTCTGGAAACGGCAATGACCAACCAAATTGTGGGTCAGTTGCGAGACTTTAATACAGGGGGAATCATCGTCGGGAAAATCGGACATGCTGTCGATGAACCGGAAAACATCATTTATATCGCACCGCCCCTGATTCTCACGGAAGCAGAGGCGGACAGAATTTTTGAGACGTTACGTCAAGTACTTGTCCAGCAGGAGTTTTAACTCGTGCCGCTTTGCTGTTGGTATCTTATCGGGTTGGGTAGCAATTGCGAATTGCAGGGCGGTTGAGCAGGCGCAGTTCCGTTCTTCAATTGGAATGTTGGCAACAGCACTTCTTACAATCTTTTTGGAAGTCTCTACATTGGCACGGACATTTTCAAGGATCATCTCTGTTGTCACGTTATCGTGTTCGGGGTGCCAACAATCGTAATCGGTAGAACATGCGAGGACAGCGTAGCAGATTTCTGCCTCACGAGCGAGTTTCGCTTCCGGGGCAGCGGTCATTCCAATGATGTCGAACCCGAAGTGCCGGTAGAGTTCAGATTCCGCTTGTGTAGAAAACGCCGGTCCCTCCATACAGATATAGGTGCCGCCGTTATGGGCGGTTGCACCGACATCGGTCGCTGCAGTATATAAACAATCACTCAGAATTGAGCAAAAAGGATGTGCCAGACTAATGTGTGCGGCGATACCGTCGCCGAAAAAGGTGGACTTTCGGTCTTTGGTGTGGTCGTAGAGTTGATCCGGCACAACGAAATGGCGAGGTTCAATATCTTGTCGTAGACTTCCGACGGCACTGACGGAAATGAGCCATTCAACGCCTAACGATTTTAAAGCATAAATATTGGCGCGGACATTGATCTCAGAAGGAAGGATCCGATGGCCAACGCCGTGCCGCGGTAGAAAAACGACGGGCTTCCCATCAAGGTTGCCCAGAATAAGAGCATCGCTCGGTTTACCGAACGGGGTTTCGACCGTGAGTTCTTCGATGTCTGTTAAGCCTTCCATCTGATAAAAACCGCTGCCGCCAATGATTCCGATACGCATTTTTAATGATTCCTTGCGGATAAGTGACATGGATTAAAATTTTGGTGTGCTTCGTGTTCGAGTCGCCTGTGCCGTTGTTGCAGGCTTAGGTTTTGTTGTGAGGTTTCCGTACGTATCCTGATTTCAGTTGCGACCTCACTATGAACCTGCGCATAATAGAATGGCGCGCAGTCCAGGAAACCATCGTAAAAAAAATGGCATTATTGCAGTGTGGTAATTTAACACTTGAAGGAAAATCGAGTTCCGCCGTTGCGACTTACGTTCGCGTCAGAGAACTGGACCTTGTTTTCGATTTAGGCAGATGTCCGATGAATTTTATCGGCATCGGCAATGTTTTCATTTCTCATTTCCACCTCGATCACTATTTCGGGTTGCCTATCTACATCAGTCAACGCTGGCTTGCGGGTATACCGCCGGGGAACATCTACGTCCCTTGGAGTGGGTCTAAGCAACTGATGCATATTCTCGATAGAATCTCAGCGTTGGATACCGGCAAGAGTTGGGCGTATCAAATTACACCGGTTCGGGTAGGTGATGAGATTCCGTTTCGGCAAAATTTAGTGGCACACATTCTGCCAAGCGATCATAGTGTCCCTGCTGTTTCTTATTTAATTTGTGAGGTGCGTAAGAAGCTCAAACCAGAGTTTCAGCATTTGTCAGGGCGTGACATCGCCGAACTGAAACATTCGGGGGTTGAGATAACGACAGAGGTGCAATTGCCCTTAATTGCTTACTTAGGGGATACACGGCGTATTCCCCTTGATGCGCATCCATTACTCAAGCAGTGCAAGGTCCTAATTTGCGAATGCACATTCATCCTACCGGAACATCGGGTGCGTGCGAAGCGGACCATGCATCTACATCTTGAGATGTTACCCTCAATTTTAGCGGATATTGAGAGCGAACACATCGTCTTGACTCACTTCTCCCGCCGTTATACACCTGAACTTATTCGACAAAAGGTTTTCAACTACTTACCACCGTCGGAACGTTCTCGCGTTCAACTCTTTCTCTAATGTGAGACGGCATTCTACTGAGTCCCTGCCCGTTCCATGTAAAGATGTGTTGTCAGGAGTGCCCAGATGGGCGCTAATACCGCATTTGTTAGTGTGTATACGGTAACCATCGCCGCGATTGCCCAAATAGGGACCTGCTGTAAAGTGATTTGGACATGATTCCCAAAAAAGAGACCGACGAATTTCCCTGATAGCAGTACTTCGCGTAGCAGCACGAATTCAGGTGCGGCGGCAGAAAACAGCAGCAACGTTAAACCGAGAACCGCGATCCTAAACACCGTTGTCCCTAAAACAAGCAATAGGTACATACTAAAAAACCGACCCCATGCCCCTCTAACGAGCGCGCTACTCCGACGAAACGCAGCGATCACCGACAAATTCTCAATAATGATACACTGATTGTACAGACTCCATTTTACCAAAAAATAAGTGATAGGAATACTGGGAAGCAATACGAACAGAAAAATTGACCCAGAAAATCCAATGAATGTCCCATCTTCTAATAGCAACATAAGAAGCAAAACAACAATCGCGCCAATACACAGTAAGAATGCTCCTATCAAAGCACATCCACTTAAAATATGCCAGATTTTCGGGCGGGTCTTTAGCCAAGCTTCACGAGAAGGGACAGCTACGCCACGATGGTAATGAACTATAATCAAAGCGAGCGGACACATCGCTAACCATAGAAAACCGATATGGGTGGCACTTCCATCGATGGCTTTTACATTTGTCGGCTTGGGAGATGGCTGAGAGGTTTCACTGGAGTGATCAGAGACTGCTGAGGGCACTGCTTTGATTCCAGTTGATGTACTAAAAGTCCATTGGGCTGTCTCCGGTGCCCCGAATTTGAAAAAGAGAAACCAAAATATGAGGCTAAAAACAATAAGGGGTAGCATCACGCGCCAGAACAGACCGAAATGATTCCGATATTCTCGAAATATCGTTGACATAAGTCCGGACCGCTGTGGCACGGAAGCGGTGTTACCCGTGTTTTCCAAAACGTCCTGCATGGTTTTATTTCCTATCTGTAGGGTGAACTTCAGACAAGCCTGCAAAGGTGTGGTGTCGGGTAGTGTATGTAGAGGCGAGTCTCCAAGCGATTCATTTTTGTGAATCTATGCTCGGAGATCTCACTCTACAGCACACGACCGATCACTCTTCTACTAAAGCGGTATAGGGAAACCGAGGTATAGGAGGGGGGTTTCCCTAAAAATTGGAATTAACTGCCGGGATTGGAACTGGCATCCTGGTCAGACGTTCCGGCTTCTTGCTCCTCGTAGAACT contains the following coding sequences:
- a CDS encoding arginine--tRNA ligase, giving the protein MDTIKAEIYDIIENAIQAAIDAGEITIPEVPKIPFSPTKTPEHGDIATPIALGLAKQARMAPRKIAEIIVAHIDLNAHPTLRQIDVAGAGFINIHLADNYLYDTLQTIATMQEGYGTCNKGEGKRLQIEFVSANPTGPINIVSGRAAAVGDTLVNLLNAIGYDAIREYYVNDAGGQVERLGESIDVRYRQALGEEELEIPEGGYQGEYLREFAQTIADTEGDAYLQLGTEERVATFRNKGIAYILAQQKKSLERFGVDFDVWSSEKAIRESGKPEEIIELFRDKTYLYEAEGATWFRMTDFGDDKDCVVIKSDGEYTYFVPDAAYHRDKFDRGFTTVIDLLGPDHQGHISHLKNFAKAMGLPDDWLEIFIIQWVNLVDAEGRRSEMSKRQGKFLTLDDLIDELAETVGEQFAVDVARYFFLMRANNTHLDFNMELAVTHASENPVFYIQYAHARCCSIFEQGDEQGIRSKPIEAVPLNRLTEPMEHELIRKLADFPSAVLLSAEAREAHRVVHYLHELAGIFHPYYNQHRVLDPADMEKTYARLILIQGVQSVLKNGLTLLGISAPVSM
- a CDS encoding aminotransferase class III-fold pyridoxal phosphate-dependent enzyme, with amino-acid sequence MTMDYRKTDKAHVWHPLFQHQRLEETTLVVFESAHGTTLVDAEGREYLDAYSALWNVNVGYGRQEIADAVYAQIQQLPYYPHSQINVPATVLAEQLAACLPGDLNHVFFCNSGSEANETAIKMARQYGRQTYPGENRYKIISRYRGYHGFTYGALSATGQSRRRKAFEPLVPGFIHAHPPYCHRCPIGLDYPSCGTECADEIERIIRWEGPETVIAVIAEPIIGGGGVIVPPDDYLPKLRQICDDYGLLLILDEVITGFGRTGKMFACEHWDVQPDLITLAKGLTSGYLPLGACVASATVFDAFLGESDENKEFAQVCTYGGHPVACAAGIANLEILQREQLWKNSEKVGAHLLSKLETLRDLPIVSDVRGKGLMIAVEFVQTDGMPLETAMTNQIVGQLRDFNTGGIIVGKIGHAVDEPENIIYIAPPLILTEAEADRIFETLRQVLVQQEF
- the mtnP gene encoding S-methyl-5'-thioadenosine phosphorylase — protein: MSLIRKESLKMRIGIIGGSGFYQMEGLTDIEELTVETPFGKPSDALILGNLDGKPVVFLPRHGVGHRILPSEINVRANIYALKSLGVEWLISVSAVGSLRQDIEPRHFVVPDQLYDHTKDRKSTFFGDGIAAHISLAHPFCSILSDCLYTAATDVGATAHNGGTYICMEGPAFSTQAESELYRHFGFDIIGMTAAPEAKLAREAEICYAVLACSTDYDCWHPEHDNVTTEMILENVRANVETSKKIVRSAVANIPIEERNCACSTALQFAIATQPDKIPTAKRHELKLLLDKYLT
- a CDS encoding MBL fold metallo-hydrolase, which produces MNLRIIEWRAVQETIVKKMALLQCGNLTLEGKSSSAVATYVRVRELDLVFDLGRCPMNFIGIGNVFISHFHLDHYFGLPIYISQRWLAGIPPGNIYVPWSGSKQLMHILDRISALDTGKSWAYQITPVRVGDEIPFRQNLVAHILPSDHSVPAVSYLICEVRKKLKPEFQHLSGRDIAELKHSGVEITTEVQLPLIAYLGDTRRIPLDAHPLLKQCKVLICECTFILPEHRVRAKRTMHLHLEMLPSILADIESEHIVLTHFSRRYTPELIRQKVFNYLPPSERSRVQLFL